In Candidatus Competibacteraceae bacterium, the following are encoded in one genomic region:
- a CDS encoding bifunctional acetate--CoA ligase family protein/GNAT family N-acetyltransferase: MTIRNLDYLFKPHAIALIGDGGDSEVLIARNLMKSGFKGPIMPVDPKRFALEGALAYRDIADLPVAPALAIITRPLREVPALIAQLGERGARAAVLYSDTRSLPSHERKTVCQAILDAAKPWLLRVMGPGSQGFNVPLTHLNASLDRQPLLPGQIAFVTESGTIGQTALDIGNHYGFGFSHLIHLGDGLDVDLADILDYLAGDYRVRAILLYLENIGDARKFMSAARRASRVKPVIVLKPRRFPEELDDAVFAAAFRRAGLLRVDDSDELLQMVEVLKAARLVNNDRLAILSNSSSMSLMATDILYDFGGRLAQFSESTQRGLETLIEPDARPNPLDLGDQADDKTYGKALDLLLADPGVDGVLVIKTPSAFTEATAVADALLQRPTGSRCIIASFPGPKTGAEARWRLGRKIPTYETAGDAVQAFMRIVQYKRNQALLMETPPSLPEEFTADLALAKTVIAKALDGGRRLLNEYEATQLLGAYGIPVAKTLTARSPYEAAEIAGRLNQAIALKIISPDVSDKSQIGGVVRHLSTPEAVQQAATAMLMRLRTVAPAARFDGFVLQLMVPRDGAYELTLGVRPGGGFGPVIYFGQGGIEADTIDDFTYGLPPINMHLAREIMAQTRIYKRLRYSLLRRADLKALALTLVKVSQMIVDLGEVTELHINPLWVNAQGVVALDARVHLTPSAKALAPGQRLAIRPYPNELEETITLPNDRTLLLRPVLPEDEPALHALVSRASPEDLRRRFFQPIRELSHEMAAGLTQIDYDREIALVAVGPGLPGKAEIYGIVNLSADPNNDRAEYSILVDRALIGMRLGNLLMRRIIDYARTRGIGEIYGEVLKENTPMLQLNQALGFAIHSDEDEPSLKHVILKLHHIGSSAG, translated from the coding sequence ATGACCATTCGAAACCTGGATTATCTTTTTAAACCCCACGCGATCGCCCTGATCGGCGACGGGGGTGATTCCGAGGTCTTGATCGCCCGCAACCTGATGAAAAGCGGCTTTAAAGGCCCGATCATGCCGGTGGACCCCAAGCGCTTCGCGTTGGAGGGCGCCCTCGCCTACCGCGATATCGCCGACCTGCCGGTCGCCCCGGCGCTGGCGATCATCACCCGGCCGCTGCGGGAAGTTCCCGCGCTGATCGCCCAGTTGGGCGAGCGCGGCGCCCGCGCGGCCGTGCTCTACAGCGATACGCGCAGCCTGCCAAGCCACGAGCGCAAAACGGTCTGTCAGGCTATTTTGGACGCCGCCAAACCCTGGTTGTTGCGGGTCATGGGGCCGGGCTCCCAAGGCTTCAACGTCCCGCTGACCCACCTCAACGCCAGCCTCGACCGCCAGCCGCTGCTGCCCGGCCAAATCGCCTTCGTCACCGAATCCGGCACCATCGGTCAGACCGCCCTCGATATCGGCAATCACTACGGATTCGGCTTCAGCCATTTGATCCATCTGGGTGACGGCCTCGATGTCGATCTGGCCGATATCCTCGACTATCTGGCGGGCGACTACCGGGTCAGGGCTATTTTGTTGTATCTGGAAAACATCGGGGACGCCCGCAAATTCATGTCGGCGGCCCGGCGCGCCTCGCGCGTCAAACCTGTCATCGTGCTGAAGCCGCGCCGCTTTCCAGAAGAGCTCGACGATGCGGTGTTCGCCGCCGCTTTCCGCCGCGCCGGCCTGCTGCGGGTGGACGACAGCGACGAACTGCTACAAATGGTCGAGGTGCTGAAAGCCGCCCGCCTGGTGAACAACGACCGGCTGGCCATCCTCAGCAACAGCTCCAGCATGAGCTTGATGGCGACCGATATCCTCTACGATTTCGGCGGGCGACTGGCGCAGTTTTCGGAATCGACCCAGCGCGGCCTGGAAACCCTGATCGAACCGGACGCCCGCCCCAACCCGTTGGACCTCGGCGATCAGGCCGATGACAAGACCTACGGTAAAGCGCTCGACCTGCTGCTGGCCGATCCCGGCGTGGACGGGGTGTTGGTCATCAAAACTCCCAGCGCCTTCACGGAAGCCACAGCGGTGGCCGATGCCTTGCTCCAGCGCCCCACCGGCAGCCGCTGCATCATCGCCAGCTTTCCAGGCCCGAAAACCGGCGCGGAAGCCCGGTGGCGGTTAGGGCGGAAGATACCGACCTACGAAACCGCCGGCGATGCGGTGCAAGCCTTCATGCGGATCGTCCAGTACAAACGCAATCAAGCCCTGCTGATGGAGACACCGCCCTCGCTGCCGGAGGAATTCACCGCCGATCTCGCCCTGGCCAAAACCGTGATCGCCAAGGCGCTGGACGGCGGGCGGCGCTTGCTCAACGAATACGAGGCGACGCAACTGCTGGGCGCTTACGGCATCCCGGTCGCCAAAACCCTGACGGCGCGCTCTCCTTACGAAGCCGCCGAGATCGCCGGCCGTCTGAATCAGGCCATCGCCTTGAAAATCATCTCGCCGGATGTGTCTGACAAATCACAAATCGGCGGCGTCGTCCGCCACCTGAGCACGCCGGAGGCGGTGCAACAAGCGGCGACCGCCATGCTGATGCGCTTGCGCACCGTGGCGCCAGCGGCGCGGTTTGACGGCTTTGTGTTGCAACTGATGGTCCCGCGCGATGGCGCCTACGAACTGACCTTGGGCGTCCGTCCCGGCGGCGGCTTCGGGCCGGTGATTTATTTCGGCCAGGGCGGTATCGAGGCTGACACCATCGACGATTTCACCTACGGGTTGCCGCCGATCAACATGCATCTGGCCCGCGAGATCATGGCGCAAACCCGCATTTACAAACGCTTGCGCTACAGCCTGCTGCGCCGCGCCGACCTCAAGGCGCTGGCGCTGACGCTGGTCAAGGTTTCCCAAATGATCGTCGATTTGGGCGAAGTGACGGAGTTGCATATCAATCCGCTCTGGGTCAACGCGCAAGGCGTGGTGGCGTTGGATGCCAGGGTACACCTGACGCCGAGCGCCAAAGCCCTGGCACCGGGGCAGCGGCTGGCGATCCGCCCGTATCCGAACGAGCTGGAGGAGACCATCACCTTGCCCAACGATCGAACGCTATTGCTGCGTCCGGTCTTGCCGGAAGACGAGCCAGCGCTGCACGCGCTGGTGTCGCGCGCTTCGCCCGAAGACTTGCGGCGGCGGTTTTTCCAGCCGATCCGCGAGCTTTCGCACGAGATGGCCGCCGGTTTGACCCAGATCGACTACGACCGGGAAATCGCGCTGGTGGCGGTCGGCCCCGGCTTGCCCGGCAAGGCCGAGATTTACGGCATCGTCAACCTCAGCGCCGATCCCAACAACGACCGGGCGGAGTATTCGATCCTGGTGGATCGCGCGCTGATCGGGATGCGCCTCGGCAACTTGCTGATGCGCCGCATTATCGACTACGCCCGGACTCGGGGCATCGGCGAAATCTACGGCGAAGTCCTCAAGGAAAACACGCCGATGCTGCAACTGAATCAGGCGCTGGGCTTTGCCATTCACTCCGACGAGGACGAGCCCAGCCTGAAGCATGTTATTCTAAAGCTCCATCACATCGGTTCCTCCGCAGGCTGA
- a CDS encoding response regulator: MSEKRLLVIDDEPEIGEFVRKVATGLGYEVRVTTDGRSFQAAYHELRPTTIVMDMVMPEMDGNELVLWLMEQHYDANLIIITGYNPDYAKDARLLAEFKGLRSVITLIKPIRLDKLREVLDN; encoded by the coding sequence ATGAGTGAGAAACGCCTTCTGGTCATCGACGACGAACCGGAAATCGGGGAATTCGTGCGCAAGGTCGCCACCGGTTTGGGCTACGAGGTGCGGGTGACCACCGACGGCCGCAGCTTTCAAGCGGCCTACCACGAGCTGCGCCCGACCACCATCGTGATGGATATGGTCATGCCGGAGATGGACGGCAACGAACTGGTGCTGTGGTTGATGGAGCAACACTACGACGCCAACCTGATCATCATCACCGGCTATAACCCCGATTACGCCAAGGACGCCCGCTTGTTAGCGGAATTCAAGGGCTTGCGTTCGGTCATCACTTTGATCAAACCGATTCGGCTGGACAAATTGCGCGAAGTGCTGGACAACTGA
- a CDS encoding diacylglycerol kinase, with product MWHKSSGGGEAGYHPLRKLKVILSGLRFAVMYDFSVAYKLVISAIVIVLALIFQQWIDAQMLLLATGLVLMAELFNSAIEAVCDFMEPNKNEKIGAIKDIAAASVAVIMAVWLIVVIGDVFNIVTALTQRWRG from the coding sequence ATGTGGCATAAATCGTCGGGCGGCGGCGAGGCGGGCTATCACCCGTTGCGCAAGCTCAAAGTCATCCTGTCGGGCTTGCGGTTCGCGGTGATGTACGATTTCAGCGTTGCCTACAAGCTGGTCATCTCCGCTATCGTGATCGTGCTGGCCCTCATCTTCCAGCAATGGATCGATGCGCAGATGTTGCTGTTGGCCACCGGCTTGGTGCTGATGGCCGAGCTGTTCAACAGCGCCATCGAAGCCGTTTGCGATTTCATGGAGCCCAACAAAAACGAAAAAATCGGCGCCATCAAGGATATCGCCGCCGCCTCCGTCGCGGTCATCATGGCGGTGTGGCTGATCGTGGTGATCGGCGATGTCTTTAATATTGTGACGGCGCTGACGCAGCGCTGGCGCGGATAA
- a CDS encoding phosphatase PAP2 family protein, which translates to MSWDNQILLFAAAHRTESLDAFFRGITWLGSLYVLVPLSLLLAAGLLYFEKQGEAWLLAAGLGGATVWVHLIKLLLGRSRPALVERLVPLPWDSSFPSAHTAQIVAFTLCAVLIVRRIWPQWWVVATLAAVALVVVVGASRLYLQVHYPTDVLAGIVLAGAWIALAQKIL; encoded by the coding sequence ATGTCTTGGGACAATCAGATTCTTCTTTTCGCGGCGGCGCACCGGACGGAAAGCCTGGACGCGTTCTTTCGCGGCATCACTTGGCTGGGATCGTTGTACGTGCTGGTCCCGCTTTCCCTGTTGCTCGCCGCTGGTCTGCTGTATTTTGAAAAACAGGGGGAAGCTTGGTTGCTGGCGGCCGGTCTTGGCGGCGCGACGGTATGGGTTCACCTCATCAAACTGCTTTTGGGCCGTTCCCGGCCGGCTCTGGTGGAACGGCTGGTTCCATTGCCTTGGGATAGTTCGTTTCCGAGCGCCCATACCGCCCAAATCGTCGCGTTCACACTGTGCGCGGTGCTGATCGTCCGCCGGATTTGGCCTCAATGGTGGGTGGTCGCCACGCTGGCAGCGGTGGCGTTGGTCGTCGTCGTAGGCGCTTCCCGCCTCTACTTGCAGGTTCATTATCCAACCGATGTCTTGGCGGGGATCGTGCTGGCGGGCGCTTGGATTGCCCTGGCGCAAAAAATTCTCTGA
- a CDS encoding efflux RND transporter permease subunit encodes MKSFTDLFISRPVLAIVVNLVIIIAGVQAIFNLNVRQYPRSDNASVTVTTVYVGAGASLVRGFITTPLERAIAAADGIEYLESQSAQGLSTIKARLRLNYDATKALAEISSKVDQVRGDLPPEAEVPVLNIESADSQFASAYLSFSSDILQQNEITDYLVRVVQPRLSAVEGVQRAEILGARTFAMRVWLKPEKLAALNVSPAQVRQALAANNYLAAIGRTRGSLIQVNLTANTDLRSVEEFKNLVIRQQDGALVRLADIAEVVLGAEDYDTEVRYSGQTAVFMGIFPLPNANAIDVIKRIRAEMESIQKELPTGLQGRVAYDATDYINNAIREVITTLGETLLIVVIIIFLFLGSLRSVLVPVIAIPISLIGGIFLMQIFGFTINLLTLLAIVLSVGLVVDDAIVVVENVERHLQAGKTPFDAAILGARELIGPIIAMTVTLIAVYTPIGLQGGLTGSLFREFAFTLAGAVTISGVVALTLSPMMTSKLLTAEDERHWLPAHINAGFERVKQFYGRVLDSALNARPPVYLMWVALSVLVVPMWMFSAEELAPTEDQGVIFGIVDAAANATLDQTGQFTAAANTVFQSVPETQFTFQITFPTSGFGGMVVKPWDERERTVFQILPDVQRKLQLIPGIQMFPITPPALPGGGQFPVEFIIASTADTQEILQIAQQVQKKAMESGMFAFPPLIDVKIDQPQTEIVIDRDKVAALGLNLQQVGADLTAAVGGNFVNRFNIAGRSYKVIPQVERSGRLNPDQLENIHVTGPNGQLMPLSTVASLRNSTAPRSLNRFQQLNAVKISGVAIQPLDQALRFLETEAARVMPQGYAIDYTGESRQLRLEGGSRFFATMGFAIIMIFLVLAAQFNSFRDPFIILLGSVPLAMFGALLFTFLKMPNPQIPFPLTEGWTTTLNIYSKVGLVTLMGLIAKNGILIVEFANKLQLEGHAKLAAVREAALIRLRPILMTTAATIAGHLPLTLVTGAGAAARNSIGLVLVGGIAIGTLFTLVFVPTLYMLIAKDHARDRAAVERAAALASA; translated from the coding sequence ATGAAATCCTTCACCGACTTGTTCATCAGCCGGCCCGTGCTGGCCATTGTGGTCAACTTGGTCATCATCATCGCTGGCGTCCAGGCCATCTTCAACCTCAACGTCCGGCAATACCCGCGCAGCGACAACGCCAGCGTCACGGTTACCACCGTCTACGTGGGCGCGGGCGCCAGTCTGGTGCGCGGTTTCATCACCACGCCGCTGGAGCGCGCCATCGCGGCGGCGGACGGCATCGAGTATCTGGAATCGCAAAGCGCCCAGGGGCTTTCCACCATCAAGGCCCGCCTCCGGTTGAACTACGACGCGACCAAGGCGCTGGCCGAAATCAGTTCCAAGGTCGATCAGGTGCGCGGCGATCTGCCCCCCGAAGCCGAAGTGCCGGTGCTCAACATCGAATCGGCCGACAGCCAGTTCGCCTCGGCGTACTTGAGTTTTTCCTCGGACATCCTGCAACAGAACGAGATCACCGACTATTTGGTGCGGGTGGTGCAACCGCGGCTGTCGGCGGTGGAAGGCGTGCAGCGCGCCGAGATTCTGGGCGCTCGCACTTTCGCCATGCGGGTCTGGCTCAAACCTGAAAAACTGGCCGCGCTCAACGTCAGTCCGGCGCAGGTGCGCCAAGCGTTGGCCGCCAACAACTATCTGGCCGCCATCGGCCGCACCCGTGGCTCGTTGATTCAAGTCAACCTCACCGCCAACACCGATTTGCGCTCGGTCGAGGAATTCAAGAATCTGGTGATCCGCCAGCAAGACGGCGCGCTGGTGCGGCTGGCGGATATCGCGGAGGTGGTGCTCGGCGCCGAGGACTATGATACCGAAGTGCGCTATTCCGGCCAGACCGCCGTGTTCATGGGCATTTTTCCGCTGCCCAACGCCAACGCCATCGACGTCATCAAACGCATCCGCGCGGAAATGGAGTCGATCCAGAAAGAATTGCCGACCGGCTTGCAGGGGCGGGTCGCCTACGATGCCACCGATTACATCAACAACGCCATCCGTGAAGTGATTACCACCCTGGGCGAGACGCTGCTGATCGTGGTCATCATCATCTTCCTGTTTCTGGGTTCGCTGCGCTCGGTGCTGGTGCCGGTGATCGCCATTCCGATTTCGTTGATCGGCGGCATTTTCCTGATGCAGATCTTTGGCTTTACCATCAATTTACTGACCCTGCTCGCCATCGTGCTGTCGGTCGGTCTGGTGGTGGATGACGCCATCGTGGTGGTCGAGAACGTCGAGCGCCATTTGCAAGCGGGCAAGACGCCCTTCGATGCGGCCATTCTCGGGGCCCGAGAACTGATCGGTCCCATCATCGCCATGACCGTCACCTTAATTGCGGTTTACACTCCCATCGGCTTGCAAGGCGGGCTGACCGGCTCGCTGTTTCGCGAGTTCGCCTTTACCCTGGCGGGCGCGGTGACCATTTCCGGAGTGGTGGCGCTGACGCTATCGCCGATGATGACCTCCAAACTGCTGACCGCCGAGGACGAACGACATTGGCTGCCGGCGCATATCAACGCCGGCTTCGAGCGCGTCAAGCAGTTTTACGGGCGCGTGCTCGACAGCGCGTTGAACGCCCGCCCGCCGGTGTATCTGATGTGGGTGGCGCTGTCGGTGTTGGTGGTGCCGATGTGGATGTTTTCGGCCGAGGAATTGGCGCCGACCGAAGATCAAGGGGTGATCTTCGGTATCGTCGATGCCGCCGCCAACGCCACGCTCGATCAAACCGGTCAATTCACCGCCGCCGCCAATACGGTGTTTCAGAGCGTGCCGGAAACCCAGTTTACCTTTCAGATCACTTTCCCGACTTCGGGATTCGGCGGCATGGTGGTCAAGCCCTGGGACGAGCGCGAGCGGACCGTGTTTCAAATCCTGCCCGACGTCCAGCGGAAGTTGCAGCTCATCCCCGGCATCCAGATGTTTCCGATCACCCCGCCGGCCTTGCCCGGCGGCGGCCAGTTTCCGGTGGAATTCATCATCGCCTCGACCGCCGACACCCAGGAAATCTTGCAGATCGCCCAGCAAGTGCAGAAAAAAGCGATGGAGAGCGGAATGTTCGCGTTTCCGCCGCTGATCGACGTGAAGATCGACCAGCCGCAGACCGAAATCGTGATCGACCGCGACAAGGTGGCCGCGCTCGGACTCAACCTGCAACAGGTCGGCGCGGACCTCACCGCCGCCGTGGGCGGCAACTTCGTCAACCGCTTCAACATCGCCGGCCGCAGCTATAAAGTCATCCCGCAAGTCGAACGAAGCGGCCGCCTCAATCCCGATCAACTGGAAAATATTCATGTGACCGGACCCAACGGGCAATTGATGCCGCTCAGCACCGTCGCCTCATTACGCAACAGCACCGCGCCGCGCTCGCTCAATCGCTTCCAGCAGCTCAACGCGGTCAAGATCAGCGGGGTGGCGATCCAGCCGCTCGATCAAGCTTTGCGCTTTCTCGAAACCGAGGCCGCTAGGGTGATGCCGCAGGGTTACGCGATCGATTACACCGGCGAGTCGCGCCAGTTGCGGCTGGAAGGTGGCAGCCGGTTCTTCGCGACCATGGGTTTTGCCATCATCATGATCTTTCTGGTGCTGGCGGCGCAGTTCAACAGTTTCCGCGACCCCTTCATCATCCTGCTCGGTTCGGTGCCGCTGGCGATGTTCGGCGCGCTGCTGTTCACCTTCCTCAAGATGCCGAACCCGCAGATTCCGTTTCCGCTCACCGAAGGCTGGACCACCACCTTGAACATCTATTCCAAGGTCGGACTGGTGACGCTGATGGGGTTGATCGCCAAGAACGGTATTCTGATCGTGGAATTCGCCAACAAGCTGCAACTCGAAGGCCACGCCAAACTGGCGGCGGTGCGCGAAGCGGCGCTGATCCGGTTGCGGCCGATCCTGATGACCACGGCCGCCACCATCGCCGGCCATCTGCCGCTGACGCTGGTGACCGGCGCCGGCGCCGCCGCCCGCAATTCCATCGGCTTGGTGCTGGTCGGCGGCATCGCGATCGGCACCTTGTTCACTCTGGTGTTCGTACCGACGCTTTACATGCTGATCGCCAAGGATCACGCCCGCGACCGGGCAGCGGTCGAACGCGCGGCGGCGCTGGCGAGCGCTTGA
- a CDS encoding efflux RND transporter periplasmic adaptor subunit yields MAKKIMLTLVIVLVLVGSLAGIKGLQFKTMFAQGANFAPPPETVTTAQVKQDVWQPTLSAVGSVAAVQGVMLRAELTGTVKNIAFDSGASVRAGDLLVELDSSVEQAQLRAAMASADLARLNLERARDLRGRNMVSQADLDSADAQAKQANAQIDNIRALIAKKSIRAPFAGRTGIRQVNLGQFLENGAAVVTLQALDPVYVNFALPQQDLAQLSAGMAVRVTTDAFPSQTFDGKLTAIDPEIDAATRNVSVQATLANSAGKLRPGMYANVAVVLPETERVLMIPATAVLYAPYGDSVFVVEDKKDEKTAAAGKVLNQKFVRLGKTRGDFVAVASGLEAGQTIVTTGVFKLRNGMSVVVDNKLAPSFQLAPKPANS; encoded by the coding sequence ATGGCCAAGAAAATCATGCTCACTCTCGTCATCGTGTTGGTGCTGGTAGGCTCGCTCGCTGGTATCAAGGGATTGCAGTTCAAGACCATGTTCGCACAAGGGGCGAATTTTGCCCCGCCGCCCGAAACGGTCACCACCGCTCAAGTCAAGCAGGATGTCTGGCAGCCCACGCTGAGCGCCGTCGGTTCGGTGGCCGCCGTGCAGGGCGTGATGCTCCGGGCCGAACTGACGGGGACGGTGAAGAACATCGCATTCGATTCGGGCGCGAGCGTGCGGGCCGGCGATCTGCTGGTGGAGTTGGATTCGTCGGTCGAACAGGCCCAGCTTCGGGCGGCCATGGCCAGCGCCGATCTCGCCCGCCTCAATCTGGAGCGCGCCCGCGATCTGCGCGGCCGGAACATGGTGTCGCAGGCCGATCTGGACAGCGCTGACGCTCAGGCCAAGCAGGCCAACGCGCAAATCGACAACATCCGCGCGCTGATCGCCAAGAAGAGCATCCGCGCGCCCTTCGCCGGCCGGACCGGCATCCGCCAGGTCAACCTCGGGCAATTTCTGGAAAATGGCGCCGCCGTGGTGACCCTACAAGCGCTCGATCCCGTCTACGTGAATTTCGCGTTGCCGCAACAGGATCTCGCCCAACTCAGCGCCGGCATGGCGGTGCGGGTGACCACCGACGCCTTTCCCAGTCAGACCTTCGACGGCAAGCTCACGGCGATCGACCCCGAAATCGACGCGGCGACCCGCAACGTGAGCGTGCAGGCCACGCTGGCCAACTCCGCCGGCAAACTGCGGCCCGGCATGTATGCCAACGTCGCCGTGGTGCTGCCCGAAACGGAGCGGGTGCTGATGATTCCCGCCACGGCGGTGCTGTACGCGCCCTACGGGGATTCGGTGTTCGTGGTCGAGGACAAGAAAGATGAAAAGACCGCCGCGGCCGGCAAAGTGCTGAACCAGAAATTCGTGCGCCTGGGCAAGACGCGCGGCGATTTCGTGGCGGTCGCCTCCGGGCTGGAAGCGGGCCAAACCATCGTCACCACCGGCGTGTTCAAGCTGCGCAACGGCATGAGCGTGGTGGTGGACAACAAGCTGGCCCCGAGTTTCCAGCTGGCCCCCAAGCCCGCCAATTCCTGA
- a CDS encoding OsmC family protein yields the protein MLLSALGACTAITVTMDAQRKQLKLAGVEVELRVVEEKQSPAPAQTHIARDIRLSGDLSDAGRARLLEIANVCPPHEILSGEITIDSRLIDGLSA from the coding sequence TTGTTGCTGTCGGCGCTCGGTGCGTGTACCGCCATCACCGTGACGATGGACGCACAGCGCAAGCAGTTGAAGCTGGCAGGCGTCGAGGTGGAATTGCGCGTGGTCGAGGAAAAACAGTCTCCCGCGCCAGCGCAGACCCACATCGCCCGTGACATTCGGCTGAGCGGTGATCTGAGCGATGCCGGCCGCGCGCGCTTGCTCGAAATCGCCAACGTTTGCCCGCCGCACGAGATTCTAAGCGGTGAAATCACCATCGACAGCCGGCTGATCGATGGGCTGTCAGCTTGA
- a CDS encoding pirin family protein, whose protein sequence is MKKVNSVYGAPRPHWVGDGFPVHSMFDYNGLGKLLSPFLLLDYAAPTRFEPNGGSPRGVGEHPHRGFETVTIVYDGEVAHRDSTGQGGVIGPGDVQWMTAAGGILHQEFHSEAYSRSGGPFEMVQLWVNLPAKAKMSAPGYQAITNADIPTVALPDGAGTARVIAGDYRGRTGPARTFTPLNVWDVRVKAGRGVEFELPDGWTTALVVLRGNVRVSGDTAAHEAQLVVLERAGNAVTIDAGTDAKLLLLAGQPIDEPIVGYGPFVMNSQQQIVEAMRDFNSGRFGRIAS, encoded by the coding sequence ATGAAAAAAGTGAACAGCGTCTATGGCGCGCCTCGACCGCATTGGGTGGGGGATGGTTTTCCGGTGCATTCGATGTTTGATTACAACGGCCTCGGCAAGCTGCTCAGCCCGTTTTTGTTGCTCGACTACGCAGCCCCGACCCGGTTCGAGCCGAACGGCGGTTCGCCGCGCGGCGTGGGCGAGCACCCGCATCGCGGCTTCGAGACGGTGACCATCGTCTACGACGGTGAAGTCGCGCACCGCGATTCGACCGGCCAGGGCGGCGTGATCGGACCCGGCGACGTGCAGTGGATGACGGCGGCCGGTGGCATCCTGCATCAGGAATTTCACTCTGAAGCGTATTCGCGTTCGGGTGGGCCGTTCGAGATGGTGCAACTTTGGGTCAACCTGCCGGCCAAAGCCAAGATGAGCGCACCCGGCTATCAAGCCATTACCAACGCCGATATTCCGACCGTGGCGCTGCCCGACGGCGCGGGCACGGCGCGGGTAATCGCCGGCGACTATCGGGGCCGCACCGGCCCGGCGCGCACCTTTACGCCGCTGAACGTGTGGGATGTCCGAGTGAAGGCGGGCAGGGGAGTCGAGTTTGAGCTGCCGGACGGTTGGACGACGGCGTTGGTGGTATTGCGCGGCAACGTGCGCGTGAGCGGCGATACGGCGGCGCACGAGGCGCAGCTGGTGGTGTTGGAGCGCGCCGGTAATGCGGTCACGATTGACGCCGGCACGGACGCGAAGCTGCTGCTGCTCGCCGGTCAGCCTATCGACGAGCCGATTGTGGGTTATGGCCCGTTCGTGATGAACAGCCAACAGCAGATCGTTGAAGCCATGAGGGACTTCAACAGCGGCCGTTTCGGGCGTATTGCCTCGTAG
- a CDS encoding LysR family transcriptional regulator, with the protein MRDLNDLYYYVQVVDHGGFAPAGRALGIPKSKLSRRIALLEERLGVRLIQRTTRRFVVTEIGQTYYEHCKAMLVEAEAAEEAIAVTHSEPCGSVRLTCPVALLHAHVSAMLADFLAAHPRVTLYLEATNRRVDPIGEGIDLALRVRPPPLEDSELVSRALADRGQSLVASPALLAPQGSPRFPADLARWPSLALGGPQQNYQWTLFGPEGAQAVLYHTPRLVTGDMIALRAAALAGVGVVQLPTMMVRAELTAGTLIRLLPDWMPRREIIHAVYPSRRGLLPAVRALIDDLARRFKALDED; encoded by the coding sequence ATGCGGGATTTAAACGACCTCTATTACTACGTGCAGGTCGTCGATCACGGTGGCTTCGCGCCGGCGGGTCGTGCGCTCGGTATTCCGAAATCCAAGCTGAGCCGTCGCATTGCGTTGTTGGAAGAACGGCTCGGCGTGCGGCTGATCCAGCGCACGACCCGACGGTTTGTCGTGACCGAAATCGGCCAGACTTATTACGAGCACTGCAAGGCGATGCTGGTGGAAGCGGAGGCCGCCGAGGAAGCCATCGCGGTCACGCACTCGGAACCCTGCGGCAGCGTGCGCCTGACCTGCCCGGTGGCGCTGCTGCACGCGCATGTGAGCGCGATGCTGGCCGATTTTCTGGCCGCTCACCCGCGCGTCACCTTGTATCTGGAGGCGACCAACCGCCGGGTTGATCCGATCGGTGAGGGCATCGATCTGGCGTTGCGGGTGCGTCCGCCGCCGCTGGAAGACAGCGAGCTGGTATCGCGGGCGCTAGCTGATCGCGGCCAGTCTCTGGTCGCCAGCCCGGCGCTTTTGGCGCCTCAGGGTAGCCCGCGCTTCCCGGCCGACCTGGCGCGGTGGCCGAGCCTGGCGCTGGGTGGCCCCCAGCAAAATTATCAGTGGACGCTGTTCGGGCCAGAGGGAGCGCAAGCTGTTCTCTATCACACGCCGCGCCTCGTGACCGGCGATATGATCGCCTTGCGCGCCGCCGCCTTGGCCGGCGTCGGCGTGGTGCAGTTGCCGACGATGATGGTGCGCGCCGAACTGACCGCGGGGACGCTGATCCGACTCTTGCCGGACTGGATGCCCCGTCGGGAAATCATCCATGCGGTGTATCCCTCGCGGCGCGGCTTGCTGCCAGCGGTGCGCGCCCTGATCGACGATCTGGCCCGACGTTTCAAGGCACTGGACGAGGATTGA